The region TCGCTGGGAGAGCAGGTCTTCTGGGAAGGCTGGGGGGCTATGCTCTTAGGAGGCTGTGCAAGGGCTGGAGGTTCTGATGAAGCTACACTAACCCCCTGCAGGCAAGGCAGAACCCAGCCTGCCAGTGGCTCCCCCTTCTGCATCTCTGGACTCCTGCAGCCCTCCCAGCCAGAGAGGTAACTTATCTGCCTGGGGTCTGCTGgaaagtgtccatctctgctcCAGGCTCACCCTTTTGCACCCCTAGATAACCGCCTCCTGGAGAAAGCTGAACTGCTGGCCCGATTCTCAGAGAAGCTGCAGCCAGAGCCAGACGATGTCACTCCTGCTGTCCACCAGGGTCCCTGGTGAGTGTTTGTGTCTGTGGTCACAATGGGCTTCCTGtgcccaggccctgcccccacTGCCTCTGCTGGGTTCATTCTCTCCCTGGCACCTCATTGGCCCTTGGCTGCTAtccaggggagggggaggcaggctCTTGAGCCTTCCCCCAGGCCAGCTGCTTAGAATGTCCCTCTCAGTTCATCTCTTGGCCTTTATCCCACCTCCTCCGCCCCAGCCCCTCCGCACATCTGTCTTTTTGTTTGCCTGCTTCTCACCTGATGCCTACAGAAAGTACATGATGCCACCTATGCCAAAGAAGGAGTGAAAATGAGAACTAGGGATGGGTTGGGGCTCAGAGTTGGGAGATGCTTCTTCAGAGGGGTCCTGGCAGGGGAACTCTGGGGCAAGCCCAGAGCAGAGGAGTCATGGGCAGCTCCAGTTCCTGGAGATTTGATCTTTCCTCTGCTGACTTTCAGGCTCCCACCGTCCTCAGGAGAAAATGCCTAGCTCTGACTTCAGACTTTTCATGTGCATCCTCTGGGTGAATGGTGGGAACATGAACACCACTCTGATTGGTTGGCAGGGAGAAGGAGTCAGACCAAGGCCTATCACCAGCAGCTCTGAGGGTGAAGTGGCAAGAGGAGGCGGAGGGGCTCCGGCTGGTGTGTGGAGAGGTAGGAGGGGCAGGGGTCTAAGAGAGAATGGGGTGGGCCCAGGATCCAGAACTTTGAGGCTGGGAGATGTGGTCCAAGGGAGCCAGCAAAGTGAGGGAGATTCCCCAAGTCCAATGCCTTGAGGCCAGACAGGGCTCAGAGTGCTCTGGAGCTTGGCCCTGGCAGCCCAGGATGAAGTGGGCTCCAATAGCAGCTGGAGGAAGTGAGGTGAGAGCTCCGGGTGTGAGGTGTGCAGGAAATAGGCAGCCTCTGTTCCCCTTGGATGGTTCAGCCTGCTCTGCTCATCACTTGCCCTGCAAACCCTGGGGCCCAGCACCAACTGACGCTCAATACACATTTGCAGACTAAAATTAAGGTGGTTCACCTCCATGGCAGGGTGTGCTACCTCTACCTGAGActgaccccccgcccccccaccccacctctcctgCTGCCATGGTGTCTCTTGGCTTCTGTTACTTCTGAACTTCCTTTTCTGGCTAGTTTCCCTCCTCTTTATCCCCCTCCCTGTAGATGTGGGTGTTCTTTAGAACTTGGGTGGGTTCACTGACTCCCATGGACTTTCTGTGTTTGCTAACTCCCAGATCCATCTCTAGCTCAGACTTCTCCTAGGAGCTCCAGACTCTTTCTCAGCTGCTTTTTGGACTTCATATCTAAAATCAGACTCATCGTCGCCCCTGTAATAATATGGTCAACACCACATTGATGATACTGGGTTAAGCGTTATTTCAGCTAATCCTTTACTTTATGGTTTCAGAGGAAGCAGAGGCTTTGAGAGGTAGAGCCAGGATCTGAACTCTCGCCTACATGAATCTGCTTTCTGTGATCTCCATTCATtctgtcaacaaatatttattgacaagTACTATATTCAAGGCACAGGCAGTGCAGCAGTAAACAAGACCTGGCCCCATGAAGCTTCTAGTCCACTGGAGGaggctgaagtgaagtgaagtgaagtcgttcagtcgtgtccaactctttgtgaccccatggacagtagcccaccaggctcctctgtccatgggattctccagacaagaatactggagtgggttgccatttccttctccaggggatctttccgacccagggatcgaacccaggtctcccacattgcaggcagatgctttaacctctgagccaccaaggagcaATTAAATACCTACCtagatattgttgttcagtcactaagttgtgtccaactctttgtaaccccatggactgcagcacaccaggcttccctgtccttcgctatctcccagcgtttgctcaaactcaggtccattgagttattgatactatccaaccatctcatctgtcttcctcttctcctcctgccctcagtctttcccagcatcagggacttttccaatgagtcagctcttcgaatcaggtgaccgaagtattggagtgtcagcttcagcatcagtccttccaatgaatatttagggtattttttcctttggatcgactggtttgatctccttgcagtccaagggactctcaagagtcttctccaacaccacaattcaaaagcatcaattctttggtgcccagtcttctttatggtccaaattttaCATccatatacatgactactagaaaaaccatatatttgcctatatggaccttcattggcaaagcgatgtctctgcattttttttttttttactttctaaaaaaaatatttatttttaattgatggataattgctttacaatattgtgttagtttctgccatacatcaacagatgtctctgctttttaatacactgtctaggttttgtcatagctttccttccaacaagcaagcatcttttaatttcatggctgcagtcaccatctgcagtgattttggagcccaagaaaataaaatctgtcattgtttccattgtttccccatgaagtgatgggaccagatgccatgatcttcattttttgaatgttgagttttaagccagccttctcactttcctctttcaccttcatcaagaggctctttagttcctcttcactttctgcctttagggtggtatcatctgcatatctcaagttgttgatatttcttctggcaatcttgtgattccaacttgtgcttcattgagcccggcatgatgtactctgcataaaagttaaataagcagggtgacaatatatagtcttcaCATAcctctttctcaattttgaaccagtccattttgtcatatccggttctaactgttgcttctagacccacatacaggttttctcagaaggcaggtaaggtggtctggtattcccatctctttaagaattttccacagtttgttgtgatccatacaatcaaaggctttagggtagtcaatgaagcagagatcGATGTCTTtatggaatttccttgctttctctatgatccagtgaatgttggcaatttgatctctggttcctccgtcTTTTCTAAAccaagcttgtacatctggaagttctcggttcacatactgctgaagcctagcttgaaggattgcCAGGTCACTTGCTCAACTAATGTCCAGCTGGGACTATGAACCCAGGGAGAGCCTCTCCCTCAGAGCCCCTACTGTAGTTGCAAGCACATTTGAGAGGTGATTCTCAAACATCTGAACTCCCTTCTGGGCTGTGAGTACCCCAAGGATTGAGATGTCTTTGCTTTGCCTCCATTATATCTCTGGTGCCTGTCTCCACAGTAATGCTGATGAATATTTACAGACTAGGTGATAAATGAGGtagatactttggccacctgatgcgaagagccaactcactggaaaagaccctgatactgggaaagattgagggcaagagaagaagggggagacagaggatgagatggttgcatggcatcactgactcagtggacatgactttgagcaaactagggagatagtgaagtacaggaagcctggcatgctgcagttcatggggtcacaaagagtcagacatgacttagtgactgaacaacaatgggacttccctggtggtccagtggctaaaactccacactcccaatgcaaggggcctgggtttgatccctggtcagggaattagatcccacatgccacaacaaagacctggcacacctaaataaatagttttgtttttttttttaaaggatacttAAGAAAACGAGGTAGATCATTCCCGCCTCCATTGGTAGTTATCAGTTGGGAAACCCAGGTCACCTCTGCCCCCTTGCAACCTTCCATCCATCCTGAGCTAGTCACCAGCTCATTGATCCTGCCTCCAAATCCATCAACTTCCACTTCCTGTACCCTGTCTGACCTAGTACAAGTTACTCCTATTACTCTCTGGATAACTCCTCTTTTGGAACCCCCTCCATTCTCCATTCAGCACTCAGagtgatatatttttaataataaaaaatgatctcTATTAAAAAAGACAAGTAATACACAAATGCATGCTTGTTGTGAACATTTCAAGAGAACGGAAGCCCATAGAGTAAAAAAGTAAAAGCCCCTTTCACCACTCTCCCCATTATCAGTTTGGTGTATATTTTCCAAAGCTTAGCCTGGCTCCCCAGTTGAGTTCTCCAGCCTCAGGTTTCATTTCCTGCCACTCTCTTGTCCCTGAGCTCCTGGTTCCCTTTGTCTGGGATACTTCCAGGCACGCTTTGTCCTCAGCACTCCCTCCTCATGACATCCTCAGACACAAACCAGTCAGTTCCCATTGGATATGCCAAGAGACAAGGAgagattttttctttaattctcagtACTGTTTCACATATCAAAACAAGCATGCATTAtcgttttaactttttattgaaataattttagatccACCGGAAATTGCAAAGACAGCGGAGAGGTCCTGTGCAGCCATTTACCCAGTACCTCCCCTTGGTTACAGCTTATGCCTGACTGTAGTACACACAATCAGGGAACAGATGTTAGTATGAAGTGTATATAGTTCTTTGTCATTGTGCCACCTGTGTAGATTTGTGTGCCATCAAGATACAGCACGAGTTCGTGACCACCCCGTTTTAGTCACAACTCAGCCCTCTCCTCAGACCTTCCCTAACTCCTAACCACTAACCTGTTTTCCACCTGTATTATTTGGATTTTGAAAAGCATCAAAAAATACTGAATCCCAAAACATCAATGAAAGTATAtgataggtgaggaaacagaagtgATGGTCAGATTGTTTAATGGTGGAAGGAATTATAAATGTTATAAACTGggccagggactttcctggtggtgcagtggctaagactccatgcctcctaaagcagggggtgcaggttcgattcttggtcagggaactagatcctatatgccacaactgagatctcatgtgctgcagctaagacctggcacatctaaataaatattaaaaaaaaaaaaaaaaaacccaaaactggGCCAGTTATAGACCTTGAATGTGCAAGGCGCCTACCTCAGCCCACTTACAGAGTGCAGGTAGACACCAACCTTGCTCCTCAGCTCTTCTCTCACCAGGCCCACATGAGGAAGAACACAGGGACAGGTTAGCAGCAAGAACCCCCAGCTTTCGTGCTTTCATGTTCCTCTTGCCACGGTGCTGGAAAATGCTTCTCTAAGCATCTGTCTCTCCCACTGACCCTTCAGCTCTGTGGTTTCCCCAGGTCTTGGCTCTTCGATGGACTGTTCAGTAAGGCGGGCGACTGATAAGATGACCCTCCCCTGActctggggctggggggcagctCCAGTATTCAGTCTGGGCCCTGTGCTCCCACAGTCTATTCCAATTCTTAGCCTGTGTGCCTCTGCTCAGAGCATCTTGTTGCTCTCTGGGACTTATGCTTGGTAATCCAGGGCTTGGAGAGGCGGGGAACAGAACACACATCCCTTGAACACTTGCAGCCCTTTACTTGGAGCATGCTAGGTGGTCTGGGTTCAGATATCAGTTCAGCCACTTAgctgtatgactttgggcaagacaCTTAACTAGAGAAGTGtcaatgtcctcatctgtaaactggggagAATGGCAGTAACTACCAGATTATAAAAGAATTGGTACTGTAGAGTGCtcagaacaagacccagcacACATTAAGTGCTGTATAACCAGTCACCATTATTTGAAATACTATTCCTTATAGTAATTCAGTGTTACCCTACGAGGTAAGCACTGCTTTCACGTTGGACAGGTTCAGAGCGGTTAAATCACTACCGCGGGTCACAGAGAAAAGTGGCGCTGCAAGGAGTGAAACTCAGGTGTTAGTCTCCAGAGCCGAAGGCCCTTCCGCGGATCCCTGAAACAGCAGGGTATTCCTGTGCTTGATGCCTTAGCTGTTTGCTTCTCAACTTTCTGCTGAGCTAGGCGGCGGCTGGGAAGAGAGGCAGACCCCGTCCTACCAGCCTCTCCCGCCggagaggggctggaggctcTGCCCAGAGGAGCCCATGCCTACCTGTCCCGCGCCTCCGCCGCTGCAGATGGCCTACCAGGTGGTGGAGAAGAGAGCGACCCTGGGCATTTTGGAGTCGCAGCTGGAGGAGCGGCAGAGCAGGTGAGGCTCCGGGCCATCACTGCCGGGGTTGGGGGCACCGGGTCACCCCGCGGGTCTCCAGAAGAGCCCGACAGCGTAACGCCCCCTAGGCCTGTGGCTGGTCGCAGAGGCCGGGAGCTGTAGGACTTCGAGGGAGACGTGGCTTAGCCTCCGCGCTGGCCTTGTGGCCAGGGGCAAGTCTGTCTCAGCTTTCAGGCCGGTTCCCCCAGGGTGGTGACGGAGGTCCTCCCGGTCCTCTAGGCTGGCAGCTCTGAAGGCCCGCGTGGAGCAGCTGGAGGAGGCTCGGGCGAAGGAGGCCGGACAGGTGCACGCGCAGCGCGCGCTGAACGAGGAGCAGCGGGCGGCTTACGAGGCGCTGCGCGCGCGCGTCGGGCACCAGGAGGCGGCTCTGCGCAAGCTCGAGGAGGAGGCGCGCGACCTGCTGGAGTGGCTGGTGCAGCGCAAGGCGCGCGCCGCCGCCGAGCGCAACCTGCGCAACGAGCGCCGGGAAAGGTGAGAGCGCCCCGAGGGTCAGTCTGGGAGGCGAACTggcctggtgggggaggggcccgACCCCCCTGTCCCGACACGGGAACCACTCGACTCTGGAGGCTTTTCTATCCCAGGGCCAAGCAAGCGCGGGTGTCCCAGGAATTGAAGAAGGCAGCCAAGCGGACAGTGAGCATAAGCGAGTAAGAATGAGGACGCGCTGGGGACCTGTCTGCCGAGCCTCCGCCGGGGGCTCTGCAATGCCCTGTCCCGGGGCCGCTACTGTTCTACCCCGCCCCCACCTGCCTGCGGCCATCTGTGCACCTGACCACAAGTGTGCACAGTCATGGTGCCGAAGCCCCCAGGTAGACTGAGCCCAGGACACTTGCGGACACAGGTGGTCCTAGGAGCCAGCATCTGCGAGCCACCACACGTGCTCCCGCACTGACCCTCGTCTCTGGGGATGCCCGTCCTCTCCGAGTAGGGCGCAGGGGAACGGAGAGGCTGGCCTGGTCCCTTAGCCGTCCTAAGCTTCATTCTCTCTCTCAGGAGCCCAGACACACTAGGCGATGGGGTCAGAGAGGAAGCAGAAACTCTGGTCCTGGCTGCTAAGCCAGGGTCCCTGGAAAGTGAGGCTGGTGAGAAATGGAAGCGGCCCTTCAGGTGAGAACTGTCCCAGCGCTCTGAGCTGGCCCCCTGCAGTCTTCCTAAAGGATCTTGGGCCAGCCTTTGGGTTGAGAGGGGTTTGAGCAGAGACAGGGGTACACTTGGACCCCAGGGCAGCCGAAACTTCAGTACCTGGAGCCCCTTGGGGTCAGTGCCACGCCAGGGACTCCAGCCTTTGTCCTCActcctttttcctccttcctaAAACCAGAGCTCTGGGGGTGGGATGGCAGGTTGGTGAAAGAGGGTGACAGGAGGGAACCTGTGGGCAAGGTCCAAGGCTCAGCGGTCACAagcatgtgtatacatacatgggGACATCAGAGCATGTATGTATACAGACTTGGGTGAGCGTACCTGAATGCATGTGAAGCATGTGTAGATGTGAACTCACATGGGTGGGACCTGATTGAGGCTTCAGTTCTTGGGTGCCCCTCCTTCCATCTCCCCCATCTATCTTGATTTGCCTGGCATTGAaactgccctcctcctccagccctttCTTGCAGGTTGCTGGTGTCCAGGCCTCAGGGTGGTGAAGGAACCCTGGGGAGGGGCATGAGATGCTGGTCCCCAAAGCCTTGGCAGCCCTGGTGGGCCAGGTCCTCTCAGGACACATGCTTTCCTGGGTATTTCTGGGATCTAGGTTTCCCCACGCCCCTGTCCCCAGCCTTGTGCTATCTCAGCTTGGGGGCACCTCCATCCTACCCCACAGGTCCTATCTCAGCCTCCCATGGACTTTTGTTGGGGGGCACCTAGGTGGTGAGGCAGTTTTTACCTATCATGGTGAAACTGGGAGACTTCATTCCaaatccctgccttcctccacctTCTTGGGACTGCTCCAGGTCACCGTGCTCTCCTGGCATTGGAGGAGTAAGTTCTTGTTCTGGCTCAAGAGTGTAGGGATGAATGACTGCAGTCCACACACCCACCGGCCAGTCCCTTAAACATCTCTCTTGGTTCTGCCCCAGGTCAGCCTCTGCCACCTTCCTGACGGTGTCCCGCTGTGTGGATGTAGTGAAGGGGCTTCTGGAGTAAGTGTGTGTGCAGCACCGTGTGTGTGAAGGTGTTGGGCGCCTTGGATGCCTGTGTCAGACTCCTGGAGCCCAGACCTGGGCTGTGTATGAGTCCTGGTCTGTCTTTCCATACTCTGCCCAGCACTTTGTGTGTGAGTCTTTGCTGAGTCCCAGAGGCAGGAGCTGGGTGCATGGCCTCATTCCTAGCTCCTGCCTGGCCGTCTTCTGGGCTCTGTCCTTCATCCAGGGTCTTCACAGGGGACCAAGGGCTCCAAGGTGAGGCCAGACAGGAACTACCACTCATttgggaaacagaggctcagaaatgTCAGGGCTTCATTCAGGGTCACAGTGCTCCGTGGTTTCTCAGGATCAACCAACCCCGCCCCGCCCTGCCTCTGTGCTTGTCTCGGTGCCGCTGGCCATGTTCTGCCGCCTTCTGTGTCAGCTTCCTGTTCCTGCTGCTTCAGGAGAGCTTGAAGGGCCTTCTCCCTCTCAGAAGGCCTTGCTGAATGCcctcctgacccccacccccagtttcaAGAAGAGAAGAGGCCACTCAATCGGGGGAGCCCCCGAGCAGCGATACCAGAGCATCCCCGTGTGTGTGACCGCCCGACTTCCCACCCAAGCTCAGGATGTGCTGGTAAGGAGGAGCTGGGCCAAGTGCACGGGGTACAGTATGGGAGTGCAGGTCCCAGGAGTGGTCTCAGGAGGCCGGGGAAGCAAGGATGGGCCCCTCAGTGGGAGCAGGAGTTTTCCTCCCACAGCTTGTGCTGGGAGCCCTTCGGCATTTTATAatgagagggagagacaggaggCCAGGAGGCCAGGTAGGGGAGTACTTAGAACATGGGAGGAGGCTGCTACCAGGGTCCAGTCAGAGGTGATGAGCCCCTGTAGGGCCAAGTTTGAAACTCAGAGTTCAGAGAGAGACCCCATGTGTGCAAGGATGCGTCACAGAGAGCTGACTGTGAGTGTGCACAAAGAGGCGTGTGTGGCGAGGACCAGGAGCACTGACCTCCCCTTTTCCCCACAGGATGCCCACCTCTCCGAGGTCAGTGCTGTTCGTTTTGGCCCCAACAGCAGCCTCCTGGCCACCGGAGGGGCTGACCGCCTCATCCTCCTCTGGAATGTTGTGGGAGGTGAGGGTCGCTGCCCACAGGCAAGCTCAGTCCTTTCTCTCCAGACCTCACCGTCAGCTTGCTCCTTGGTGGGAAAGGTGTTGGGTCTCTTTGTGTCTCCTCACCTGGTCATCCTTGTGGGCAGTGGCCAGATGACCCCTTGGCAAGAGTTCTGGGCTCACTGCTCCTAAGAAGGGCAGAGCCTCTTACCTCCTGGAGTCGAGGCCTGCATGGTGGGCAGGGCTCAGCTCAGATGGTCCCTGTTGGGGTGGTGAGGATACCATGTCAGGACATTCTACAGGAACAGACTCTTGAGCAGGTCTCTTGGGTCCACCAGGCTACCTAGCATCACTAAGCTCTCAGAACTCAGTTATGAGACAAGTGTTAGCTGTCTGCTCTGTGTTCTGCAGATCGGGGTGCACTGGGGAATGAAAGCTGGCTCctagaggcttcctggaggaggcaagtCCCCAGCTGTCTGGCCTGgcttgctgtgtgacctaggGACAGTCTCTTCTCTCTAGTCCTCTCCAGACATCTGTGAGATGACCTGCAGCCCCCTGCTGGCAGTTCAGGAAGGTGCAACCTCTAGCTAGACTCCCCCAACCCGTATCTTCCCACCCCCAAGAACAGACCCAGCAATTCTGTCCTCTAACTTGGGAGAGATTCATCTTCCCACTCACagtacaggctcctctgtttcacAAGATTAGTGACTTCATTTTGCTTGTTCCTTCCCCTGGTCCCCCCAGGGCGCCTGAAGGCCAATCAGACCCTTGAAGGAGCTGGCGGCAGCATCACCAGTGTGGACTTTGACCCCTCGGTGAGAGGACCTGGGTGGCGTGGGATGTCCCTCCCCGAGTCTCCACACCGGGCAGGTGGGGCTCTGGAACCCGGGGGAACATCATGGGTATCCTAGAGCCATGTGTCCTGAGAGGGCGCCTGGATAAATCCTTCTCCTGGGCTTCGATTCTACTCTGCCTGCCTGGGTGACCTGGGCCAGGGGAAGCGCTGAGGCGGCCTGACTCCGGCTTTCTGGCCAGGCCCAGgatctctcttttcccttcccttctccccagggCTCCCAGCTACTGGCAGCTACTTACAATAAGGCTGCCCAGCTCTGGAAGGTTGGGGAGGCAGAGTCCAAGGTGAGGTCTGACTGGGGAGGCAGCCTGGGGGACAGGGGTCATGCCTTGGGTGGAGGGGTTGGTTATGGGATCTTGGCCATACCCCTTGATACTTCCCTGGGATGTGCAGGAAACACTATCTGGACACACAGACAAGGTGACGGCTGCCAAATTCAAGCTGACGAGGCACCAGGCGGTGACCGGGAGCCGGGACCGGACAGTGAAGGAGTGGGACCTCTGCCGAGCCTACTGTGAGGCccagccctccccttccccacccaccagGACCCTCGCAGGCCGGGCCATGGGGAGCTGCAACCTGATCTTTGGGAGGGGCTCCAAGACTTACAGGCGTTTGGGATGAAACCTCTTAAGGCTCCTCTCCTGTCCCCCATTGGTGACACTTTCCCTAGTTTCTTGGTTACCTCAGGCTTTGGGCTGGAAaacaggggcctgggttctagTTCTGGGAGGACACTGTACCTCTGGGgcttctgggcctcagcttctccACACGTCCAGTGGGCTGGCTCATAATAACCCTTCTCTGAGTCCAGGGCTCTTTCTACTCCTTGGTTTAGGTTCCAGGACCATCAATGTCCTTTCCTACTGTAACGACGTGGTGTGTTGGGACCATGTCATCATTAGTGGTCACAATGACCAGAAGATCCGGTTCTGGGACAGCAGGTGATAGGTGCAGGctgaggggcaggggaggtggggacagggcttctgtgttctcttcctttttctggccATGGAGAAGCTGAGGGTACCTTGGGGAAGTGAGGCTCTGGTGGCCTCTGTGCTGGGCTTGGTCCCTTGAAGGCTTTGCGGCCTCTGGAGAATCATGCCTCCTTATTGACCCTTGGTCCAACCACCATACTCTGCTGGGTCTTGCCAACTGAgtcccatgttcagttcagttcagtcgctcagtcatgtccgactctgtgcgatcccatgaaccgcagcatgccagtcctccctgttcatcaccaactcccggagtccaccaaacccatgtccatcgagtcggtgatgccatccaaccatctcaccctctgtcgtccccttctcctcctgccctcaatctttcccagcatcagggtcttttcaaatgagtcagctcttcgcattaggtggccaaaggattggagtttcagcttcaacatcagtccttccaatgaatacccaggactgatctcctttaggatggactggttggatgtctttgcagtccaggggaccctcaagagtcttctccagcaccacagttcccaTGTAGTCACCACTTTTTAGTCAAAAAGAACCTGAGAGCCCAGCGTCAGGCTTGAATGGTTTATAAAAATAGCTAAGGCTAAGAACCAGAGTTAGAGCCAGCCTGCCTCAGGCTTCTTCTTCCTTATCTGTAGCGATTGCCTTTGAAACCCTTTGCTCTCCCTTTCACATATTTAAAGACAGACTT is a window of Cervus canadensis isolate Bull #8, Minnesota chromosome 11, ASM1932006v1, whole genome shotgun sequence DNA encoding:
- the ATG16L2 gene encoding protein Atg16l2 isoform X2; this translates as MEGPGDPGAPAARWKRHIVRQLRQRDRTQKALFLELVPAYNRLLEKAELLARFSEKLQPEPDDVTPAVHQGPWEKESDQGLSPAALRVKWQEEAEGLRLVCGEMAYQVVEKRATLGILESQLEERQSRLAALKARVEQLEEARAKEAGQVHAQRALNEEQRAAYEALRARVGHQEAALRKLEEEARDLLEWLVQRKARAAAERNLRNERRERAKQARVSQELKKAAKRTVSISESPDTLGDGVREEAETLVLAAKPGSLESEAGEKWKRPFSFKKRRGHSIGGAPEQRYQSIPVCVTARLPTQAQDVLDAHLSEVSAVRFGPNSSLLATGGADRLILLWNVVGGRLKANQTLEGAGGSITSVDFDPSGSQLLAATYNKAAQLWKVGEAESKETLSGHTDKVTAAKFKLTRHQAVTGSRDRTVKEWDLCRAYCSRTINVLSYCNDVVCWDHVIISGHNDQKIRFWDSRGPGCTQVIPVQGRVTSLSLSHDQLHLLSCSRDDTLKVIDLRVSNVRQVFRADGFKCGSDWTKAVFSPDRSYALAGSWDGALYIWDVDTGKLESSLRGPHSAAVNAVAWCYSGSHVVSVDQARKVVLWH
- the ATG16L2 gene encoding protein Atg16l2 isoform X1 — its product is MEGPGDPGAPAARWKRHIVRQLRQRDRTQKALFLELVPAYNRLLEKAELLARFSEKLQPEPDDVTPAVHQGPWEKESDQGLSPAALRVKWQEEAEGLRLVCGEMAYQVVEKRATLGILESQLEERQSRLAALKARVEQLEEARAKEAGQVHAQRALNEEQRAAYEALRARVGHQEAALRKLEEEARDLLEWLVQRKARAAAERNLRNERRERAKQARVSQELKKAAKRTVSISESPDTLGDGVREEAETLVLAAKPGSLESEAGEKWKRPFRSASATFLTVSRCVDVVKGLLDFKKRRGHSIGGAPEQRYQSIPVCVTARLPTQAQDVLDAHLSEVSAVRFGPNSSLLATGGADRLILLWNVVGGRLKANQTLEGAGGSITSVDFDPSGSQLLAATYNKAAQLWKVGEAESKETLSGHTDKVTAAKFKLTRHQAVTGSRDRTVKEWDLCRAYCSRTINVLSYCNDVVCWDHVIISGHNDQKIRFWDSRGPGCTQVIPVQGRVTSLSLSHDQLHLLSCSRDDTLKVIDLRVSNVRQVFRADGFKCGSDWTKAVFSPDRSYALAGSWDGALYIWDVDTGKLESSLRGPHSAAVNAVAWCYSGSHVVSVDQARKVVLWH
- the ATG16L2 gene encoding protein Atg16l2 isoform X3, with product MAYQVVEKRATLGILESQLEERQSRLAALKARVEQLEEARAKEAGQVHAQRALNEEQRAAYEALRARVGHQEAALRKLEEEARDLLEWLVQRKARAAAERNLRNERRERAKQARVSQELKKAAKRTVSISESPDTLGDGVREEAETLVLAAKPGSLESEAGEKWKRPFRSASATFLTVSRCVDVVKGLLDFKKRRGHSIGGAPEQRYQSIPVCVTARLPTQAQDVLDAHLSEVSAVRFGPNSSLLATGGADRLILLWNVVGGRLKANQTLEGAGGSITSVDFDPSGSQLLAATYNKAAQLWKVGEAESKETLSGHTDKVTAAKFKLTRHQAVTGSRDRTVKEWDLCRAYCSRTINVLSYCNDVVCWDHVIISGHNDQKIRFWDSRGPGCTQVIPVQGRVTSLSLSHDQLHLLSCSRDDTLKVIDLRVSNVRQVFRADGFKCGSDWTKAVFSPDRSYALAGSWDGALYIWDVDTGKLESSLRGPHSAAVNAVAWCYSGSHVVSVDQARKVVLWH